CAGTTGAAGTCGGGTGGAATGATCTTCTCCATCGGAAATCAGAATGACGCGGTCGCGCTCGGGATGTTGCACGAGATCTGGAAGCATCATTAGCGCGCGCGCAATGTCGGAACCCTGCTGTTGCATGACCTCAGGTCCCTGCGTTTCGAGTGCTTCGAGCAATGCGGCATGATCTCCCGTGATGGGGCATTGAAGGAAGGCATTTCCAGCGAAGACGAGTAACCCCATTTCGGTTCCCGGGTGTCGTTCGACAATCTCGCGAATGACCAATTTAGAGCGTTCCAAACGGTTTGGGTAGACATCTTCCACCAGCATACTGCGCGAAACATCGAGAAGGATGATGACCTGATTTTTGGATTTTCGGAGATCGATCCATTGGAATCCAAACTGAGGCCGTGCCAGGGCAAGCATCAGTGTGCTGATACCGAGTACCGTGAGCAGTACCTTGATGCGTGATCGGGTGACACTGTGGTTGTTGAGTGCCTTTTCGGGAATTTCGTAGATCGCACTGAGTTGAGAAACCCGACGACGACGATGGCGTCGCGATTGCACGTAGAGCAAACCAAACAGGAACAGTGCCAGTGGAATTGCGAACACAAACTGTGGGTTTTCAAACATCAGTTAAAGCGGAAAACGGGTTTAGGGTACCTTGTGCAGGAAGGTGCGCGCCAGGAAAAGTTCAAGTGCAAGCAGTAGCGCGGCGAGCATCATGGGCAGCATCATCAGTTCTCTGGCTTCATCGTAGCGAACGAAGGTGACTTCACGTTTTTCAAGACGATCAATCTCCTGATAAATGGTTTTGAGACTCTCCAAGCTGGTAGCACGGAAATAGGTTCCTCCAGTGAGTTGGGCGATCTCACGCAGCATGGGTTCATCAATTTCGAATTCGACCCAGTCCATCACCGGATTACCACTTGAGTTCCGCACAATTCCTCCGGTTCCTTGTCGTGGCATCAGGACGGCACCGGACTTTCCCACTCCGATTGTATAGATGCGAATACCGAATCGATCTGCCGCTTCGGCGGCTGTGATGGGGTGTAAGTTACCAGCATTGTTTTCACCATCGGTGAGCAGGATGAGCACCTTCGACTCTGCTTCGATGGAACGCAGACGGTTGGTGGCTATACCGATCGCGCTGCCGATGGCGGTGGAGTTGGGTCCGATCAGCCCGATCTCAAGGCGTTCAAAATTGCTTTGCAACCATTCCCGATTGGAAGTGAGAGGGCTGACGAGAAAAGGTTCCTCTGCGAACACGAGCAAACCGATGCGGTCGTTTTTGCGATTTTGAATAAACTCGGCGACCACCTCCTTCACGATGACGAGACGATTGACGAGTTTGCCATCGAGTTCAAAATCGTGGGCGTGCATGGAGCCCGAAAGGTCGATGGCCAGCATGATATCGACTCCGGCAGTGACCTCTTCTATCCATTTGCGACCGATCTGCGGGCGCATGAGTGCAATCACGATCAGCAACAGTACCAGCAGGCGAAGTATGGTCAGCAGGCGTCGCAGGCGTGAAAAGCCTCGCTTGACCACCTCATGCAATGCCCAGTTGCTGGAAAACCGCAGTGTTGAACCCTTGCCCCAATAGCGCCGCAGTCCCAATGCCGCGACAAACAGCAAGAGCAGTAGACCATAGAGCGGATCCTGGAAGCGAAAGTACACGAGAGCACTTAATCCAGGTTTTGATCGGCTTTCAATGGGAAATCAGTCTTGCGGGGAGCATGGGGAAGCAATGGGAAAATGATGGGGGTTGTAAGTATCTCAAGCCGCACTGTGCTTCGGGTCAAAAGGCTTCTGGAAAATCAGGATCCTGAAATCCTGTGCGGTGTAGGAGGATTTGATATTCGAGAAGCATTCTGCAGATGCTGAAAATCTGCATTTTGCATCACACATGCAATCGAACTTTGACTGCTGATCGACTGGATTGGAGCACCACTTTTCGACAGGTGGAATGCTTTGTTTCGTGCACCAGAATCTTTCCAGAAATTGCTTATGATGAAATTGTGAAAAAAATGTGAATAAGCTTGCAAATGTCGACACTGGAGGTATTAAGGGTTTTACGAAATGTTTATAAAACGACATAGGTCGCTTTTGTTAGCGTAACGTAAAGGGATGATTTTGTGTGAAAGCGTTGTCAAAGTATCGAAGTTGAATCAAAAAATCCACGCTTTGGTCTTTACTTTATTCGATATTGATGAACCATTTTATACGATAGCCGAAAAAGCTAATCACGCATATTCATTCATATCCAAATCATAACTCAAACAATCGAATATCATGAAAAATAATAAAGGTTTCACACTCGTCGAAATCATGATCGTTGTCGTCATTATCGGATTGCTTGCTGCCATGGCCGTTCCCGCATTCCAGCAGGTGCGTAAGTCCTCATCGGAAAAGGCAGCCCTGAATGACCTCCGCCAGATCGCTGCAGCTGCAGACCAGTATTTTCTGGAAGAAGGTGCAACCACAGTAACAGTTGAAGCACTCGTTCCGACTTACATCAAGACGCTCAACGCCAACAACACCTATCCGACGTCGGTGAATTCAAGCGATAACAGCATCGTTGCAAACACTCCATTTGGGGATGTGACCTACGACATGTAAGGGGAATCTCTTCACAGCCAATTTTTGGATTGCCGCTTCCTTCGGGAAGCGGTTTTTTTTGGCATGCTCCATAAACGCCTCTTGCTCTTTGCAGTGCTGGCTCTGTTCCTTGGTTCAGTCGGATATTTCCTGTTGCCTCCGGCGTTGGCCAACAGCCTCTATCAGCGCATCGCCTACCCAGTCATTCTGCTGCACTGGGTGTTACTGGGAGTTGCGATTTGGAAGTGCCAGTGGTTTCGGCCTGCTGCGCTGAAAGCAGTGATGCAACCGGGCCAGCGTCTCCTGCTCGTATTGTTTCTTGCCTCTGGAACTCTGTTCACCGTACATCACCGTTGTGAATTTAAAACGCTGGGGGATGAGGCACTCGTGGCGTCGGTGTCGCAAAACTTACACCTCAATCGTTCACCGGAATTCATTTGGAGAGCCTATTCCATTGATGGCAGTTTTTCGGTAGTAGAAGCCAAGCCTGAGAAACGCCCTATCGGCTTTGCGGTGTTGCTCAGTGTCGTTCATGATCTCACGGGTTATCGTGTCGAAAATGGCTTTTACCTGAATCTCATGCTTGGCTGGCTGATGCTGGCACTGCTGGCATGGCTTGGAAATCGCCTTGCTGGTCGATGGGGAGCTGCCGCCGGTCTAGTGTTGGTCCCTTCGATCCCCATGATTTCCTACTATGCGCATGGCAGTGGGATTGATCACCCCATGATGGTGATGATCTTGGTTGTCTTGTGCCTGGGGCTTCAATGGGCGAGGACGGACAGGGATCCCATGTCCTTGCTGGCTTACCTTTACGCAGCGGTCTTGCTCAGTGTGATCCGATATGAAGCCTTTCTCTTCCTCGGTCCAGTTGCGCTCTCGATTCTGATCGTGAAGTGGCGTGACCGTGAATGGGATTTGCCATGGGGAACCTTTACCACCCTGCCCATGTTGCTGCTGATTCCCCTTCAGCAAGCGGCCTTTCGCATCAACGAGAGTTTTTGGGAACTGGAGATGCGACCCGAGGCGACCACGGTGTTTTCCCTGAACTATCTGTTCGATAATTTGGGACGGGCGGTATTGTTTTTCTTCGATACCAGCAACGTCTTCCCCAACTCTCCCGTCGTGTCGGCTTTGGCAGCGGTTGCTTTTATCGGAATGCTACTGGTACTCATGCGAACGATACGCAGCCGAGAAGTGATCCGTGGAGAGCAGTGGGTGTTTGTTCTGATGTGCCTTGGTATGTTGGCACACTTTGCGTTGATCATGGTCTATTTTTATGGGCAGATCGATTCCCTGATGCTGCATCGGTTTTCGCTACCGTTTTGCCTGTTTCTGCTCATCGCCTGCATCTGGCCATTACGGCATCTTCGTTCGACTATTGCAAAATCCGCCTGGCTCGCTGGCGTGGCGTTGGGGCTGGTGTTTTATTCCATTCCGACAGCCGCGACCCATGCCTACGAAGATCGATATTTTCCTGCTACTCATGCGAGCTGGGTGAAAGCGTTTGTCGCTGAGCGTGGCAACCAACATTACATGGTGGTGGATTTTAACCCACTGCTTTGGACAACGCGAGGAGTGAGTGCGATTCCCTATGCCCGTGCAAACTTCTCGAAGGAGCGCATCCACTACCAGCTGTCGGAGGGTGCCATGCGAACGATCTATGTCATTGAGGCGCATACGCGCGATGAAAAAACGGGTCGGTTTGTACACACAGCAGATGCTTCGCTGGAACCTGTCTTTGAACTCAAGACGCTCTCGTCGGAGTTCATCAATCCATCACTGCGCATGGTATTGAAGCAAATTGTTGGGGTCGAGATGCCAGCTGATGGCGAAGATGACAAAAAAAAGGGTTCTGGTGATGAAAATGACACACAAGTGAAACTCAACCACGAGCAGTTGTATTATTTGAATTTACCCTGAACTGGATTGTGCGGTGTGCTAAAGTTCCCTTGGAAACTCTGAGGGTCAGGATGACGGAGGAAGAATTGCCTGCATTTGTTCTGGAGATGCAGGGTTCACTCGGTAGAAAAGACAGTTGTCCGTTTCCCTGATCAATTCCAGCCATTCGGGTATTTGCGTTTGTTTCAAATCAACGAGGTGTGGGAAGAAAAAGGCACTTTCGGAGGTTTGAAGGGCGCGAGTTCCATAGGGGATGTAGCGCAGTTTTGCATTTACGCCATCCTTGAGCAGGTAAAGTGTGTCAACTTTTGCGGCGGTGAGAAACTCCTGAATGTTGGGGAAAGTTCCTGACTCCGAATTCTGCTGATGAAAGAGCATGCGCATGGCACGAAACATGCCCTGCTTGTTTTCCCAATAGAAGGTTCCAAACACTGGAAAATCGGTGTAGTAGCCGAGATGCACGCTGTCTGAAGGTAAAGCGAGAATGGATGTGGACTCACCTTCCATGAACTCACGGATGCTGGCACTGTCCAGTGCATAGTTATAGGACCGTTGCAGGTTGATTGGCAGTGCTTTGACATCGGCAAAGTGTTCGAGGTCACGGGTCAACCCGTTAAGCGTTTGCGTCTGATGAATCTGGAGCAGCAACAGCAGCGAGAGTATCAGGGAACTCGCCCAGTTGCGCAGCTCCAGTCTGAGGAGACTGACAGTCAGGAGTGCAATGCCCGGCCAAATGAAATCTGACACTCGCGTTTGTTGCAGGTAAAACAACAGGATGATTCCGCAATAGGCCAACAGGAACATCGGTGCATTGCCCAAGCGATGGAATGGCCATCGCACGACAGCAATGAGTAACGCAAGCAGGAATAAGGGCAGCAGCGCATTTGCATCGAAGAGGCTTGGAAGACTTCCGGCCTGGCTTTCCTGAATCATCGATACCCAGCGAGCAACAAACGCATCACTGAGTGTGTACCAGGCCGGCAGATTGAAGAGTATGATGAGTGCAAGTGCAGCGAGCAGCAGCCCAGGGTAGATGATCCATCGCCACTGCAGGCTTATGAATGAGGCGCGGGATCGACAGAACCGGATCCACTCTGGGATCAGGGGGGTCCCTGCCAGTAATAGTGCGGCATAGATGGGGTTTGGACACTCCAGATGAATGCTCCAGTGAGGTGCATAGTCGAGCAGATAACTTGCGATGATAATGAAACTGGCGCAACCGGACCAGATGAACCAGTTTTTTCGCAAGGTTGTGGACGGGTGGGATAAAATGAGGGGAATGGGAATCAGACTGGCAAGCAGTATGATTACGGCAGACAATGCACTGGTCCAGAACAGAAAACCCAATAGCAGGCCGGAATAGATCCAGTCGCGCCTGTGCTTGTGGAGATTGAGCCGGAGCACGGACAGTAGAAAAAGCATTGTCAGCACGATGTGAAGCACATGGTGATCGGGTGAGCGAACGCCGTATTTGCCCCCACCCAATAACAGAAGCAAGATCGGAATCGTGAAAAACCCATTCATCCCAAAGGTTCGCAAGGCAATAAAAGTAATGGGAAGGGTGAAGAGCAGCAGATAGGTGGGATTGCTGAGGGAGCTGGCTTTGGCGATTGAAGTATCCAGCGTGTCTCCAGTGACCCATGAATGCACCGTTCCCAAGCCTCTGAGCCACCAGGAATGTGGGGAAGGCCAAAGCAGTGGACGACCGTAGGGGTGATTGTCCGTAGTGGTCCAACGCGGCAAACGAATGCGTCCATCCTTCGCGGCCTCCTGGCTGTGCATGATCCACTGTAGTGAATCGGGATCACCTACCACCACTGAGCGATGGGAGGGCAGTCCGTTTTCCGGAAGAATCAAGGTGGCTGCGATTGCGTGATCGTATCGAAGCGATGCAGCCCAATGGAACAGGCTCCAGATGCATGAGACTGCGAGCAGTATCCAAAGGGAGCGGCTCTGACGGTGCAATGGGGCAGACGAGGAGAGTTCGACGGGTTGCATGATGATGGGAGTGGCGGTTGTTGCGGCGTGTATTGGGCTTCAATAGAGTCGGATAGGCTCTGGCGACGAAGGAAATACGATGTCTCCGAACAGCGCAATCTCACAGTACCCGTGAGGGTCGGATGCATCATCGAGATGATCCCTACGCATGGGAAGTTGTCTGGAGCCATTCTTGTTGCCAGTTGTTGATGAGCCGTTTTTCAATGGGGGATGTCTCTTCTCCTGCATGCCGTTCCAGATTGTTGTTGCCCATGAATCGACGTGATGTGCTCTACCTGAGTCTTCCCGTGCTGACTGCACTCGTGTTCGTGACAGTCAGTAACCATGTATGGGAAGATTTTTTGATCACCTTTCGTTTCAGCCGCAATCTGGCCGAGGGCAATGGATTGGTCTATCATACCGGAGAGTGGGTGCATGGATTTACCTCGGTATTCAATACACTGCTTCCGGCTTTATTTGACTGGATGCTTCCGAGTGAAAGCATCTACCCGGCACTTTGGATGTACCGTCTGGTCTGCATCGCGGTGTTTTCGATGGCCGTATTCTGGGTAGCGCGTACCCTTCGTGAGCTGGGGAGTCCAGAATGGATCGTGCTGATGGCGGCACTGTTGCTCTCCCTGGACATCAAGTCGGTTGCGTTTACAACGAATGGTCAGGAAGTGGCGTTCATGCTGTTTTTCTTGGCATTGGCATTTCGGATCATTGCGTTGGGTCTGCCAGGATCTCATTGGAAGATCGCATGTTGTGCGGCGGGATGGCTCTACACGCGACCGGATGGGGTGGTTTACGCAACCGTTTTATTTGGAGCGGCGGTGTTGTTTGCCAGCAAGAACCGTTGGGCCAGTGTTCGAAGTGTGTTGCTTGGAGCGGGAATGACGGCACTGCTCTATCTGCCCTGGATGTTAATGGTTTGGCATTTTTACGGGAGTCCGGTTCCTCACACCATCCTTGCCAAGGTGGGAGCCTACACGACGGAATCCGGGGGAATATTTCTATTGGAAATGCTGGCAACGACACCAAGGATTCTTCTGAGTTTGTACAATCCGGTGTATACGGATGGCTACTATGAGCCGCTCAGTGGGTTGGTATTTGTTTTCCTGGTCCTGGGATTCGCTCTTGGAGGGCTGCTGGGGGGACGGTCCTCACGGGGGTTGCATGCAACCTTCGTTATGGCATTTCTGATGATGGGATGTTATTTGGCGTATGGATATCTGAAGGTGGGCATTGTGTTTCCTTGGTATAAACCTGCGGTTGCCTGGTTGGGCTACCTCAGTGCATTTATTGCTTTTTCTGAGATTTGGAAACGTTTTGAAAATCGAACTGTGCTTCGTCGTTGGCTGCAGGTGTCCGCAACATGTATGATCGCACTGGCAGGATTTTCTTACCTGGCGGGCACGGTGCAGCTGACCACCCATCAGCACCTGATCGAAAATGGGGTGCGCAAGGCGACTGGAGAATGGCTGGCAGCCCATGCAAAACCGGGAGACCGGGTGCATTCCGAACCCATCGGTTACATCGGGTTCTACAGCGGGCTCAGGATGGATGACTGGCCTGGGTTGCAGAGTCCTCGGGTATTGGAGCTGCGAAAGAAACTGGGGAATGACCGGACTGTCGTCGTGCAACATCTGCTGCCGGATTGGATGGTCCTTCGCCCGCTCGAGTTGGCATACTTTAATCAGAAACTGGTTCTGAAGCAGGCTTACGAAATTGCAGCCATTTTTGACCAGACCGACGCCCTCGATCAGCGCCCTTGGATTCCGGGCAAGCGGTATCACTACTTTGATGCAAAATACATCGTGCTGCGAAAGATTGGAGAGGAACTGCCAAGTCGATTGGACCGCGATTCAGTCATCACACAACCTCGATGATTTATCATGCGAGTCCTGGAATCCATTTCGACCTGGCGTGTCTCCATATTTCGATGCTAGTTCCATGAAAGCTCCTGAAACCACACCCCATTTTGATCAGTTTGCATCGGTATTTTCACAACACTACGAAGCAAACTATGTGGATACAGACTACGTGGGTTTGTTGCGTAAACGAAGTCAAGACATGAGGCTTACGCCTAGCATTGCTACCTTCAGCGGTTTTTGCCTTCGAGAAAGTAGGTCCAGCTTTTGTCGTACTGGGTGCCAATGAGGCTGCTGATGAATGGCCGCACTTTGGGTTTGGTGGGCTTGCGGATCAGTTTCAGTCCTGCTTCGTGGGGCAGGCGATTTGCCTTGAGTGTATTGCAGTGAATGGAGGAAGTGACGACGTTTTCCCAAGTGGTTTTGCCGCCGCGGTCGCGGGGGATGACGTGATCGATGTTGAGCATCTTGGGTGGAAAAACCTTACCCGTGTATTGGCAGCGGTAGCCGTCCCGCTCAAAAACGCTCTGTCGGGAGAATTTGACCTCCTGAACCGGAACGCGATCAAAGGAGCGTAGCAGCAGCACCTTGGGCACATGCAGCGCGATTTTGACGGTGCGCATCACCGCCTGATTGGAACGGGGTTTGTTCTGGATGGAATGCTCAATCCATTGGGAGCAGTCATAGATCCGAAAATCCCCTTCATTGGGATCAATCACCTGAGCATGTTCCTGAAAGAGGAGAGCAAATGCCCTTTTCGCGCCAACGACATTAATGGGTTGCCAGACGCGATTCAAAACGAGGACCTGGTGATGCTCGGTCGTCTCCATTCTGGTGCCAATGTGAATAACATGGGAAGCGTTGTCAAGTGGTTCGTTGGTGCGTGCCAAGGATGTCACAACGCCTTGTGCGGGCAGTGTGTTTCTTGCGTGTCGCCTGGACAGAGAAAGTGCTCACCCGAGGTGGGTCGGTTTTTGCTGAATCACTCTTTCGTGACCCACTGTCCTTCGACAGTCTGATACCGGG
The DNA window shown above is from Puniceicoccaceae bacterium and carries:
- a CDS encoding prepilin-type N-terminal cleavage/methylation domain-containing protein encodes the protein MKNNKGFTLVEIMIVVVIIGLLAAMAVPAFQQVRKSSSEKAALNDLRQIAAAADQYFLEEGATTVTVEALVPTYIKTLNANNTYPTSVNSSDNSIVANTPFGDVTYDM
- a CDS encoding VWA domain-containing protein, giving the protein MYFRFQDPLYGLLLLLFVAALGLRRYWGKGSTLRFSSNWALHEVVKRGFSRLRRLLTILRLLVLLLIVIALMRPQIGRKWIEEVTAGVDIMLAIDLSGSMHAHDFELDGKLVNRLVIVKEVVAEFIQNRKNDRIGLLVFAEEPFLVSPLTSNREWLQSNFERLEIGLIGPNSTAIGSAIGIATNRLRSIEAESKVLILLTDGENNAGNLHPITAAEAADRFGIRIYTIGVGKSGAVLMPRQGTGGIVRNSSGNPVMDWVEFEIDEPMLREIAQLTGGTYFRATSLESLKTIYQEIDRLEKREVTFVRYDEARELMMLPMMLAALLLALELFLARTFLHKVP
- a CDS encoding HNH endonuclease, whose product is METTEHHQVLVLNRVWQPINVVGAKRAFALLFQEHAQVIDPNEGDFRIYDCSQWIEHSIQNKPRSNQAVMRTVKIALHVPKVLLLRSFDRVPVQEVKFSRQSVFERDGYRCQYTGKVFPPKMLNIDHVIPRDRGGKTTWENVVTSSIHCNTLKANRLPHEAGLKLIRKPTKPKVRPFISSLIGTQYDKSWTYFLEGKNR
- a CDS encoding VWA domain-containing protein, producing MFENPQFVFAIPLALFLFGLLYVQSRRHRRRRVSQLSAIYEIPEKALNNHSVTRSRIKVLLTVLGISTLMLALARPQFGFQWIDLRKSKNQVIILLDVSRSMLVEDVYPNRLERSKLVIREIVERHPGTEMGLLVFAGNAFLQCPITGDHAALLEALETQGPEVMQQQGSDIARALMMLPDLVQHPERDRVILISDGEDHSTRLQLALQFLRDREIKVNTICIGTPKGGLIPNNQGNASEPYFFDNRGNVVFSRANPELLQRIASQLRGDSLHFQSENYSIRHLDNWLFPQAEQPSDAEIEERRIPVDYYQVPLLAAFLLLCLEFSIGTRRNENTASASRSH